A section of the Pseudorasbora parva isolate DD20220531a chromosome 2, ASM2467924v1, whole genome shotgun sequence genome encodes:
- the ifi35 gene encoding interferon-induced protein 35: protein MSTEDFSLVMDDDSLDSKQKEIHKYKKQHELLLKEQQILSDGIATNKKFAKEFRQRAENRKVSIEEENKKCTKTIQKEKEKCTATEEEKKRLQMEIMKIKEELQSLDYKNSNLKKQTEISTAVPERRVAFQGKTKEGVHAVSFDVNSRIVYPMEGGTALITFEEEDVAQKILSQKEHKVELGDCVITVQAKPIQFLVPEYVEMETQVCPRRILVSNLPKEEAEDRVLDKLDIHFSKKKNGGGEVEDTDMLHDSGTVVITFVEDNIAKRLSDKQDFEVDFGRKKYKVKVTPFLNGEIARMKICNSECVRTVLLTGIPDIMDKDNLQDNLEIHFQKTTNGGGEVEGIIYNPLGHTSLALFEDDCPKDSQTV, encoded by the exons ATGTCTACGGAG GATTTCTCTCTTGTTATGGATGATGATTCTTTGGACAGTAAACAGAAggagatccacaaatacaaG AAACAGCATGAATTGTTATTGAAGGAACAACAAATACTGAGCGATGGCATCGCTACAAACAAAAAATTTGCCAAAGAATTTAGACAACGAGCTGAGAACAGGAAAGTGTCAATTGAGGAAGAAAACAAGAAATGTACTAAGACAATTCAGAAAGAGAAG GAGAAATGCACAGCTACAGAGGAGGAGAAAAAGAGGCTGCAGATGGAGATAATGAAAATAAAGGAGGAGTTGCAAAGCCTGGACTATAAAAACAGCAATCTGAAAAAACAAACTGAG ATCTCTACAGCGGTGCCTGAGAGGAGAGTAGCTTTTCAAGGAAAGACCAAAGAGGGAGTGCATGCTGTGAGTTTTGATGTGAATTCTCGTATAGTTTATCCGATGGAGGGTGGAACGGCACTGATCACCTTTGAGGAAGAGGATG TGGCTCAGAAAATCTTGAGCCAGAAGGAGCATAAGGTGGAGCTTGGGGACTGTGTCATCACTGTACAGGCTAAACCCATTCAGTTCCTGGTACCTGAATATGTTGAG ATGGAAACACAGGTGTGCCCACGCAGAATCCTAGTATCTAACCTGCCAAAGGAAGAAGCTGAGGACAGAGTACTAGACAAACTGGACATccatttttctaaaaaaaagaaCGGAGGCGGCGAAGTGGAGGACACGGACATGCTGCATGACTCCGGCACTGTGGTCATTACGTTTGTAGAGGATAATA TTGCCAAACGTCTCTCAGACAAACAGGATTTTGAGGTGGATTTTGGTAGGAAGAAGTACAAGGTGAAGGTCACTCCATTTCTCAATGGCGAGATTGCACGGATGAAG ATCTGTAACTCGGAATGCGTGCGCACAGTGCTGCTTACGGGTATCCCTGACATCATGGACAAAGACAACCTGCAGGACAACCTGGAGATCCACTTCCAGAAGACAACCAATGGTGGTGGAGAGGTGGAAGGCATCATCTACAACCCCCTGGGCCACACTAGCCTGGCTTTGTTTGAAGACGACTGTCCTAAAGACAGCCAGACCGTGTGA